Proteins encoded together in one Epinephelus lanceolatus isolate andai-2023 chromosome 4, ASM4190304v1, whole genome shotgun sequence window:
- the LOC117259847 gene encoding trace amine-associated receptor 13c-like, producing MSLSLSQEQYCFPGSNASCIKAHFSVGTKVALYLLFALGMLITILGNSVVIVSISHFKELHNPTNVLIVSLALVDLLVGVIVMPFSTIRTIHGCWFYGDDFCLLHSSFDVFFTTLSIFHLICIAVDRQQAICNPLHYSRDITMPVAWVMVCACWVLAAVYSFGLLYSKANSAGLEDYMASINCLGSCNLLFNRLWSVLDSVICFFFPCTVMVCLYTKVFIVAKEHVRKIGDISNCSNDRAREGLIKQSEHKAAKTLGIVLSAYIFCWMPFFINSVIDAYTAFSTPIAIFETFVWLGYFNSTLNPIIYAFFYPSFKRCFYCIVTLKIFASNSSTMTLSVK from the coding sequence ATGAGTTTAAGCCTTTCTCAAGAACAGTACTGTTTTCCAGGCTCTAACGCCTCATGTATTAAGGCACATTTCAGTGTGGGGACCAAAGTTGCCCTCTATTTGTTGTTTGCTTTAGGCATGCTGATTACCATTTTAGGGAACTCTGTTGTCATTGTGTCTATAAGTCATTTCAAGGAGTTGCATAATCCTACCAATGTCCTTATTGTATCTCTTGCTCTGGTTGATCTACTAGTGGGTGTTATTGTGATGCCCTTCAGCACCATCCGGACCATTCACGGCTGCTGGTTCTATGGTGATGACTTCTGTCTGCTGCACTCcagttttgatgtgttttttaccACTCTGTCTATCTTCCACCTAATTTGCATTGCTGTAGACAGACAACAAGCAATATGCAATCCTTTGCATTATTCTAGGGATATCACCATGCCAGTTGCCTGGGTTATGGTATGTGCCTGCTGGGTACTGGCTGCTGTTTACTCTTTTGGACTGCTTTACTCTAAGGCCAACAGTGCAGGTTTAGAGGATTATATGGCATCAATAAACTGTCTTGGCAGTTGTAACCTTCTCTTCAATCGCCTTTGGAGTGTTTTAGACAGTGTTATCTGCTTCTTCTTTCCCTGCACTGTGATGGTTTGTCTGTACACTAAAGTATTCATTGTGGCTAAAGAGCATGTAAGAAAGATTGGAGATATAAGCAACTGTTCAAATGACAGAGCAAGAGAAGGGTTGATAAAACAGTCTGAGCACAAGGCTGCAAAGACTCTGGGTATTGTGCTCAGTGCCTACATCTTTTGTTGGATGCCCTTTTTTATAAATTCCGTAATTGATGCCTACACTGCCTTCAGTACACCTATTGCCATCTTTGAAACATTTGTATGGTTGGGTTACTTTAATTCAACTTTAAACCCAATTATTTATGCCTTCTTTTATCCCAGCTTCAAAAGATGTTTCTATTGCATTGTCACTCTAAAAATATTTGCATCAAATTCCTCAACCATGACTTTATCTGTTAAATGA